A window of Fragaria vesca subsp. vesca linkage group LG7, FraVesHawaii_1.0, whole genome shotgun sequence contains these coding sequences:
- the LOC101293522 gene encoding uncharacterized protein LOC101293522 — protein sequence MSSSKSPTQHLKDAGLQSQIADAVNRHSSEAHCSPKNLRDDSDVHHKDQEAMELYSRARAQEEEIQFLRGQVTVACLKELRLLNEKYALEKKFADLRMAIDEKQNEATTSALNELARRKGDLEENLKLTHDLKAADDERYVFMSSMLGLLAEYGIWPHVVNASAISNSLKHLHDELQWKIRTSHEQQGFDRYTDAQRMEPTAKVQLHMNDFTDTRNLMLINKENPQQFTANIDSNTTHRNMDGFILHDSFDKDVAYGRAEQTNGTSYPQTPDNTSSISQGPGIENFQIIGDAVPGGKLLGCGFPVRGTSLCMFQWVRHLQDGTREVIEGATNPEYIVTADDVDKTIAVDCIPMDDQGRQGELVRHFANDQNKIKCDPEMQLEIDTHISRGQATFIVLLLMDSAENWEPATLFLRRSGYQIKINSTEALVIAEKFSNDLSIKVPCGFSTQFVLTCSDGSSHPFSTYSVRMRDTLVLTMRMLQSKALDDRRKGRV from the exons ATGTCTTCCAGTAAGAGTCCAACTCAGCACTTGAAGGATGCTGGATTGCAGAGTCAAATTGCCGATGCTGTGAACAG GCATAGCTCGGAAGCACATTGTTCACCAAAAAATCTAAGGGATGACAGTGATGTTCATCATAAAGATCAAGAAGCTATG GAACTTTATTCCCGAGCCAGAGCGCAGGAAGAAGAGATCCAATTTCTTCGTGGGCAAGTCACTGTTGCCTGTCTGAAG GAATTGCGGCTGCTGAACGAGAAGTATGCGTTGGAGAAGAAATTTGCTGACTTAAGAATG GCAATAGATGAGAAGCAGAATGAAGCCACTACTTCTGCATTAAATGAGTTGGCCCGCAGAAAAGGTGATCTTGAAGAAAATTTGAAATTAACTCACGATTTGAAG GCTGCAGATGATGAAAGATATGTCTTCATGTCATCCATGCTTGGGTTATTGGCTGAATATGGTATTTGGCCCCATGTCGTAAATGCTTCTGCCATATCTAACAGCTTAAAG CATCTACATGATGAATTGCAGTGGAAGATTAGAACTTCACAT GAACAGCAAGGTTTTGACCGTTATACTGACGCGCAACGTATGGAGCCAACTGCAAAAGTTCAGCTCCACATGAATGATTTTACAGACACAAGAAATTTGATGCTAATTAATAAAGAAAATCCACAGCAGTTCACAGCCAATATAGATAG TAATACAACTCACAGGAATATGGATGGCTTTATTCTCCATGATTCATTTGATAAAGATGTTGCGTATGGGAGAGCTGAACAAACCAATGGCACCTCATATCCTCAGACACCTGATAATACATCCTCTATTTCACAAG GGCCTGGTATAGAGAATTTTCAGATAATTGGTGATGCGGTACCTGGAGGCAAACTTCTTGGATGTGGATTTCCAGTACGCGGAACTTCACTTTGCATGTTTCAG TGGGTTCGTCATCTTCAAGATGGCACTAGGGAGGTTATTGAAG GAGCTACAAATCCAGAATACATAGTCACAGCTGATGACGTTGATAAAACTATTGCTGTCGACTGCATACCAATGGATGATCAAGGCCGCCAG GGGGAACTAGTGAGGCATTTTGCTAATGATCAGAACAAAATTAAATGTG ACCCGGAGATGCAGCTGGAGATTGACACACATATATCTAGAGGACAAGCCACTTTCATTGTTCTACTGCTG ATGGATTCTGCTGAGAATTGGGAGCCAGCAACTCTATTTCTGAGAAGGTCAGGCTATCAGATCAAGATCAATAGCACAGAAGCTCTTGTCATTGCTGAGAAATTCTCAAATGATTTATCA ATTAAAGTTCCTTGTGGCTTCTCAACTCAATTTGTGCTGACATGTTCTGATGGATCTTCTCATCCTTTTAGCACATACAGTGTTCG GATGCGTGATACTCTTGTTTTGACGATGAGAATGCTACAAAGCAAG GCATTGGATGACAGAAGAAAAGGAAGGGTGTAA